Proteins found in one Colletes latitarsis isolate SP2378_abdomen chromosome 8, iyColLati1, whole genome shotgun sequence genomic segment:
- the Centrocortin gene encoding cerebellar degeneration-related protein 2-like isoform X3 produces MNGPSVDVVWDPQTQMNSLECWDYSIELSCLQGPEDLQLAAELGKTLLERNKELENIIKLHHTTIEEQAQEIEYMKKQTAALREVNDSRLKIYEQLEVSIQDLERANHRLVMENTNDKKLIKSQCLTIENLESRCEDLQKKNEEINERHRNVLRQQWTSQSMKTTQTQTSLWKASVTQGGSTQQNAAPSEEEMTELLRQLQEARSQRAREQKKATELGQQLATLMQENSTLEELLNVWRSKAQDVKNLQEEINALEEVRRGQLCGRCLRGMETKTHDELTVLLDQEEYDISMAESMMNDNQHETETLTQQETFNERQPDITSKDSGNKDGTTNDPHNPYRVLVEKYQALLEVQRRSAPRQKDTAPATCMSLQEELEMSGEFGSFNYRSLETELQQESTKSTNANGTRAKTEICGKKPFSATPTDFSEAETSSSGFLDETSNKATQTEGRPGSFLCSIADGEDCKFSIYDDKSPFESRFRKTPEYRLVFSEIFSILKRAAEAKDEGEMLPLLDDSSNTLVFQPQSSALTQEYFPSETTDDNQSVVSSIVSSVVSEPLYRVQTPVPATAAHERQTNESTAAHVKQGKMAGQRNGNRLDYMSINFLGSKKTPKKYASRKLSYNDKLTATTTTTAADVIPTTNPKVVPSKLNSGGKKKFRPFTVADQNGSTRNGYGYANRTKGSPNAVRQSNMYTSSNGNNQHNSFEYKDYKPSTASEEVARLKRLEMSYAEVLRLPNKSKASNRRS; encoded by the exons atgaacgggcctagcgtggaCGTGGTATGGGACCCGCAGACGCAGATGAATTCGTTGGAATGTTGGGATTACTCCATCGAGCTCTCCTGTCTCCAAGGTCCGGAAG ATTTACAGTTGGCGGCAGAACTCGGCAAGACCCTTCTGGAACGGAATAAGGAATTAGAGAACATCATTAAACTTCATCATACCACAATCGAAGAACAAGCACAAGAAATAGAG TATATGAAAAAACAGACCGCTGCCTTGAGGGAAGTGAACGATTCAAGACTGAAAATTTATGAGCAACTCGAAGTCAGTATACAGGACTTGGAACGTGCCAACCACCGCCTCGTGATGGAAAACACTAATGACAAAAAACTTATCAAAAG TCAGTGTTTAACGATCGAGAATCTCGAATCTCGGTGCGAGGATTTACAGAAGAAAAACGAGGAGATAAACGAACGACATAGAAATGTGCTTCGGCAACAGTGGACGAGTCAATCGATGAAAACCACGCAAACACAGACCAGTCTATGGAAAGCATCGGTCACGCAGGGTGGCAGCACACAACAG AACGCTGCCCCGTCGGAAGAAGAAATGACCGAATTGCTAAGACAGTTGCAAGAAGCACGAAGCCAAAGAGCAAGGGAACAAAAGAAAGCGACGGAACTTGGTCAACAATTGGCAACTCTAATGCAAGAGAACAGTACTCTGGAGGAACTATTAAACGTTTGGCGTAGTAAAGCGCAAGACGTAAAAAATCTTCAAGAAGAAATAAACGCGCTCGAGGAAGTGAG ACGTGGACAATTATGCGGTCGATGTTTGCGCGGGATGGAGACGAAAACGCACGACGAACTTACGGTACTGTTGGATCAGGAAGAATATGACATTAGTATGGCCGAATCAATGATGAATGATAATCAACACGAAACCGAAACGCTTACTCag CAAGAAACATTTAACGAGAGGCAGCCCGACATTACgtcaaag GATTCTGGGAACAAAGATGGAACAACCAACGACCCGCACAACCCGTACAGAGTACTCGTAGAGAAGTATCAAGCCTTGTTAGAAGTCCAAAGGCGATCAGCTCCTCGACAAAAGGACACTGCGCCCGCGACCTGCATGTCTTTGCAAGAAGAGCTTGAGATGTCGGGCGAATTCGGTAGTTTTAACTATCGGTCGCTGGAGACGGAGTTGCAGCAAGAGTCGACCAAGTCCACGAATGCAAACGGTACGCGTGCCAAGACGGAGATCTGCGGTAAGAAACCATTCTCCGCCACCCCCACAGACTTCTCCGAAGCGGAGACATCGTCTTCCGGATTCTTGGACGAGACGAGCAACAAGGCAACGCAAACGGAAGGGAGACCCGGTTCGTTCCTCTGTTCCATCGCCGACGGTGAGGATTGCAAGTTCAGCATCTACGACGACAAGAGCCCGTTCGAGAGTAGATTCCGCAAGACGCCGGAGTACAGGCTAGTGTTCAGTGAAATATTCAGCATTCTGAAGCGTGCAGCCGAAGCTAAGGACGAAGGTGAAATGCTGCCACTCTTGGACGATTCGTCCAACACGCTGGTTTTCCAGCCACAATCGTCGGCGTTGACGCAAGAGTATTTCCCCAGCGAAACCACAGACGACAATCAGAGCGTTGTTTCTTCCATCGTTTCGTCCGTTGTATCCGAACCGTTGTATAGAGTGCAAACACCGGTTCCAGCGACCGCAGCGCACGAACGGCAAACGAACGAATCGACCGCAGCGCACGTTAAACAGGGAAAGATGGCGGGTCAACGAAACGGAAATCGTTTGGACTATATGTCGATCAACTTCCTCGGCTCGAAGAAAACGCCAAAGAAGTACGCTAGCAGAAAGTTATCGTACAACGACAAGCTAACGGCCACCACGACCACCACCGCCGCGGACGTGATCCCGACAACGAATCCAAAAGTGGTGCCGTCGAAATTGAACAGCGGCGGGAAAAAGAAGTTCAGACCGTTCACCGTGGCCGATCAAAATGGAAGCACGCGCAACGGTTACGGTTACGCGAACAGGACGAAAGGTTCGCCGAACGCTGTAAGGCAATCGAATATGTACACAAGTAGCAACGGTAACAATCAACACAATAGTTTCGAGTACAAGGACTATAAGCCTAGCACGGCGTCGGAGGAGGTAGCGCGATTGAAACGGTTAGAGATGTCGTACGCGGAGGTTCTACGGTTGCCAAACAAATCCAAAGCGAGCAATCGCAgaagttaa
- the Centrocortin gene encoding cerebellar degeneration-related protein 2-like isoform X5 — translation MNGPSVDVVWDPQTQMNSLECWDYSIELSCLQGPEDLQLAAELGKTLLERNKELENIIKLHHTTIEEQAQEIEYMKKQTAALREVNDSRLKIYEQLEVSIQDLERANHRLVMENTNDKKLIKSQCLTIENLESRCEDLQKKNEEINERHRNVLRQQWTSQSMKTTQTQTSLWKASVTQGGSTQQNAAPSEEEMTELLRQLQEARSQRAREQKKATELGQQLATLMQENSTLEELLNVWRSKAQDVKNLQEEINALEEVRRGQLCGRCLRGMETKTHDELTVLLDQEEYDISMAESMMNDNQHETETLTQDSGNKDGTTNDPHNPYRVLVEKYQALLEVQRRSAPRQKDTAPATCMSLQEELEMSGEFGSFNYRSLETELQQESTKSTNANGTRAKTEICGKKPFSATPTDFSEAETSSSGFLDETSNKATQTEGRPGSFLCSIADGEDCKFSIYDDKSPFESRFRKTPEYRLVFSEIFSILKRAAEAKDEGEMLPLLDDSSNTLVFQPQSSALTQEYFPSETTDDNQSVVSSIVSSVVSEPLYRVQTPVPATAAHERQTNESTAAHVKQGKMAGQRNGNRLDYMSINFLGSKKTPKKYASRKLSYNDKLTATTTTTAADVIPTTNPKVVPSKLNSGGKKKFRPFTVADQNGSTRNGYGYANRTKGSPNAVRQSNMYTSSNGNNQHNSFEYKDYKPSTASEEVARLKRLEMSYAEVLRLPNKSKASNRRS, via the exons atgaacgggcctagcgtggaCGTGGTATGGGACCCGCAGACGCAGATGAATTCGTTGGAATGTTGGGATTACTCCATCGAGCTCTCCTGTCTCCAAGGTCCGGAAG ATTTACAGTTGGCGGCAGAACTCGGCAAGACCCTTCTGGAACGGAATAAGGAATTAGAGAACATCATTAAACTTCATCATACCACAATCGAAGAACAAGCACAAGAAATAGAG TATATGAAAAAACAGACCGCTGCCTTGAGGGAAGTGAACGATTCAAGACTGAAAATTTATGAGCAACTCGAAGTCAGTATACAGGACTTGGAACGTGCCAACCACCGCCTCGTGATGGAAAACACTAATGACAAAAAACTTATCAAAAG TCAGTGTTTAACGATCGAGAATCTCGAATCTCGGTGCGAGGATTTACAGAAGAAAAACGAGGAGATAAACGAACGACATAGAAATGTGCTTCGGCAACAGTGGACGAGTCAATCGATGAAAACCACGCAAACACAGACCAGTCTATGGAAAGCATCGGTCACGCAGGGTGGCAGCACACAACAG AACGCTGCCCCGTCGGAAGAAGAAATGACCGAATTGCTAAGACAGTTGCAAGAAGCACGAAGCCAAAGAGCAAGGGAACAAAAGAAAGCGACGGAACTTGGTCAACAATTGGCAACTCTAATGCAAGAGAACAGTACTCTGGAGGAACTATTAAACGTTTGGCGTAGTAAAGCGCAAGACGTAAAAAATCTTCAAGAAGAAATAAACGCGCTCGAGGAAGTGAG ACGTGGACAATTATGCGGTCGATGTTTGCGCGGGATGGAGACGAAAACGCACGACGAACTTACGGTACTGTTGGATCAGGAAGAATATGACATTAGTATGGCCGAATCAATGATGAATGATAATCAACACGAAACCGAAACGCTTACTCag GATTCTGGGAACAAAGATGGAACAACCAACGACCCGCACAACCCGTACAGAGTACTCGTAGAGAAGTATCAAGCCTTGTTAGAAGTCCAAAGGCGATCAGCTCCTCGACAAAAGGACACTGCGCCCGCGACCTGCATGTCTTTGCAAGAAGAGCTTGAGATGTCGGGCGAATTCGGTAGTTTTAACTATCGGTCGCTGGAGACGGAGTTGCAGCAAGAGTCGACCAAGTCCACGAATGCAAACGGTACGCGTGCCAAGACGGAGATCTGCGGTAAGAAACCATTCTCCGCCACCCCCACAGACTTCTCCGAAGCGGAGACATCGTCTTCCGGATTCTTGGACGAGACGAGCAACAAGGCAACGCAAACGGAAGGGAGACCCGGTTCGTTCCTCTGTTCCATCGCCGACGGTGAGGATTGCAAGTTCAGCATCTACGACGACAAGAGCCCGTTCGAGAGTAGATTCCGCAAGACGCCGGAGTACAGGCTAGTGTTCAGTGAAATATTCAGCATTCTGAAGCGTGCAGCCGAAGCTAAGGACGAAGGTGAAATGCTGCCACTCTTGGACGATTCGTCCAACACGCTGGTTTTCCAGCCACAATCGTCGGCGTTGACGCAAGAGTATTTCCCCAGCGAAACCACAGACGACAATCAGAGCGTTGTTTCTTCCATCGTTTCGTCCGTTGTATCCGAACCGTTGTATAGAGTGCAAACACCGGTTCCAGCGACCGCAGCGCACGAACGGCAAACGAACGAATCGACCGCAGCGCACGTTAAACAGGGAAAGATGGCGGGTCAACGAAACGGAAATCGTTTGGACTATATGTCGATCAACTTCCTCGGCTCGAAGAAAACGCCAAAGAAGTACGCTAGCAGAAAGTTATCGTACAACGACAAGCTAACGGCCACCACGACCACCACCGCCGCGGACGTGATCCCGACAACGAATCCAAAAGTGGTGCCGTCGAAATTGAACAGCGGCGGGAAAAAGAAGTTCAGACCGTTCACCGTGGCCGATCAAAATGGAAGCACGCGCAACGGTTACGGTTACGCGAACAGGACGAAAGGTTCGCCGAACGCTGTAAGGCAATCGAATATGTACACAAGTAGCAACGGTAACAATCAACACAATAGTTTCGAGTACAAGGACTATAAGCCTAGCACGGCGTCGGAGGAGGTAGCGCGATTGAAACGGTTAGAGATGTCGTACGCGGAGGTTCTACGGTTGCCAAACAAATCCAAAGCGAGCAATCGCAgaagttaa
- the Centrocortin gene encoding cerebellar degeneration-related protein 2-like isoform X4, which translates to MASFKDLKNDWSVLCQNSTEYWTHSDLQLAAELGKTLLERNKELENIIKLHHTTIEEQAQEIEYMKKQTAALREVNDSRLKIYEQLEVSIQDLERANHRLVMENTNDKKLIKSQCLTIENLESRCEDLQKKNEEINERHRNVLRQQWTSQSMKTTQTQTSLWKASVTQGGSTQQNAAPSEEEMTELLRQLQEARSQRAREQKKATELGQQLATLMQENSTLEELLNVWRSKAQDVKNLQEEINALEEVRRGQLCGRCLRGMETKTHDELTVLLDQEEYDISMAESMMNDNQHETETLTQQETFNERQPDITSKDSGNKDGTTNDPHNPYRVLVEKYQALLEVQRRSAPRQKDTAPATCMSLQEELEMSGEFGSFNYRSLETELQQESTKSTNANGTRAKTEICGKKPFSATPTDFSEAETSSSGFLDETSNKATQTEGRPGSFLCSIADGEDCKFSIYDDKSPFESRFRKTPEYRLVFSEIFSILKRAAEAKDEGEMLPLLDDSSNTLVFQPQSSALTQEYFPSETTDDNQSVVSSIVSSVVSEPLYRVQTPVPATAAHERQTNESTAAHVKQGKMAGQRNGNRLDYMSINFLGSKKTPKKYASRKLSYNDKLTATTTTTAADVIPTTNPKVVPSKLNSGGKKKFRPFTVADQNGSTRNGYGYANRTKGSPNAVRQSNMYTSSNGNNQHNSFEYKDYKPSTASEEVARLKRLEMSYAEVLRLPNKSKASNRRS; encoded by the exons ATTTACAGTTGGCGGCAGAACTCGGCAAGACCCTTCTGGAACGGAATAAGGAATTAGAGAACATCATTAAACTTCATCATACCACAATCGAAGAACAAGCACAAGAAATAGAG TATATGAAAAAACAGACCGCTGCCTTGAGGGAAGTGAACGATTCAAGACTGAAAATTTATGAGCAACTCGAAGTCAGTATACAGGACTTGGAACGTGCCAACCACCGCCTCGTGATGGAAAACACTAATGACAAAAAACTTATCAAAAG TCAGTGTTTAACGATCGAGAATCTCGAATCTCGGTGCGAGGATTTACAGAAGAAAAACGAGGAGATAAACGAACGACATAGAAATGTGCTTCGGCAACAGTGGACGAGTCAATCGATGAAAACCACGCAAACACAGACCAGTCTATGGAAAGCATCGGTCACGCAGGGTGGCAGCACACAACAG AACGCTGCCCCGTCGGAAGAAGAAATGACCGAATTGCTAAGACAGTTGCAAGAAGCACGAAGCCAAAGAGCAAGGGAACAAAAGAAAGCGACGGAACTTGGTCAACAATTGGCAACTCTAATGCAAGAGAACAGTACTCTGGAGGAACTATTAAACGTTTGGCGTAGTAAAGCGCAAGACGTAAAAAATCTTCAAGAAGAAATAAACGCGCTCGAGGAAGTGAG ACGTGGACAATTATGCGGTCGATGTTTGCGCGGGATGGAGACGAAAACGCACGACGAACTTACGGTACTGTTGGATCAGGAAGAATATGACATTAGTATGGCCGAATCAATGATGAATGATAATCAACACGAAACCGAAACGCTTACTCag CAAGAAACATTTAACGAGAGGCAGCCCGACATTACgtcaaag GATTCTGGGAACAAAGATGGAACAACCAACGACCCGCACAACCCGTACAGAGTACTCGTAGAGAAGTATCAAGCCTTGTTAGAAGTCCAAAGGCGATCAGCTCCTCGACAAAAGGACACTGCGCCCGCGACCTGCATGTCTTTGCAAGAAGAGCTTGAGATGTCGGGCGAATTCGGTAGTTTTAACTATCGGTCGCTGGAGACGGAGTTGCAGCAAGAGTCGACCAAGTCCACGAATGCAAACGGTACGCGTGCCAAGACGGAGATCTGCGGTAAGAAACCATTCTCCGCCACCCCCACAGACTTCTCCGAAGCGGAGACATCGTCTTCCGGATTCTTGGACGAGACGAGCAACAAGGCAACGCAAACGGAAGGGAGACCCGGTTCGTTCCTCTGTTCCATCGCCGACGGTGAGGATTGCAAGTTCAGCATCTACGACGACAAGAGCCCGTTCGAGAGTAGATTCCGCAAGACGCCGGAGTACAGGCTAGTGTTCAGTGAAATATTCAGCATTCTGAAGCGTGCAGCCGAAGCTAAGGACGAAGGTGAAATGCTGCCACTCTTGGACGATTCGTCCAACACGCTGGTTTTCCAGCCACAATCGTCGGCGTTGACGCAAGAGTATTTCCCCAGCGAAACCACAGACGACAATCAGAGCGTTGTTTCTTCCATCGTTTCGTCCGTTGTATCCGAACCGTTGTATAGAGTGCAAACACCGGTTCCAGCGACCGCAGCGCACGAACGGCAAACGAACGAATCGACCGCAGCGCACGTTAAACAGGGAAAGATGGCGGGTCAACGAAACGGAAATCGTTTGGACTATATGTCGATCAACTTCCTCGGCTCGAAGAAAACGCCAAAGAAGTACGCTAGCAGAAAGTTATCGTACAACGACAAGCTAACGGCCACCACGACCACCACCGCCGCGGACGTGATCCCGACAACGAATCCAAAAGTGGTGCCGTCGAAATTGAACAGCGGCGGGAAAAAGAAGTTCAGACCGTTCACCGTGGCCGATCAAAATGGAAGCACGCGCAACGGTTACGGTTACGCGAACAGGACGAAAGGTTCGCCGAACGCTGTAAGGCAATCGAATATGTACACAAGTAGCAACGGTAACAATCAACACAATAGTTTCGAGTACAAGGACTATAAGCCTAGCACGGCGTCGGAGGAGGTAGCGCGATTGAAACGGTTAGAGATGTCGTACGCGGAGGTTCTACGGTTGCCAAACAAATCCAAAGCGAGCAATCGCAgaagttaa
- the Centrocortin gene encoding cerebellar degeneration-related protein 2-like isoform X1, with protein sequence MGQAADSEPRRQSTFDTATRLEETQGGPPDLQEGNMNLLLPSSILSNSVRCQVQEQPNDNMETDDNMLQDLQLAAELGKTLLERNKELENIIKLHHTTIEEQAQEIEYMKKQTAALREVNDSRLKIYEQLEVSIQDLERANHRLVMENTNDKKLIKSQCLTIENLESRCEDLQKKNEEINERHRNVLRQQWTSQSMKTTQTQTSLWKASVTQGGSTQQNAAPSEEEMTELLRQLQEARSQRAREQKKATELGQQLATLMQENSTLEELLNVWRSKAQDVKNLQEEINALEEVRRGQLCGRCLRGMETKTHDELTVLLDQEEYDISMAESMMNDNQHETETLTQQETFNERQPDITSKDSGNKDGTTNDPHNPYRVLVEKYQALLEVQRRSAPRQKDTAPATCMSLQEELEMSGEFGSFNYRSLETELQQESTKSTNANGTRAKTEICGKKPFSATPTDFSEAETSSSGFLDETSNKATQTEGRPGSFLCSIADGEDCKFSIYDDKSPFESRFRKTPEYRLVFSEIFSILKRAAEAKDEGEMLPLLDDSSNTLVFQPQSSALTQEYFPSETTDDNQSVVSSIVSSVVSEPLYRVQTPVPATAAHERQTNESTAAHVKQGKMAGQRNGNRLDYMSINFLGSKKTPKKYASRKLSYNDKLTATTTTTAADVIPTTNPKVVPSKLNSGGKKKFRPFTVADQNGSTRNGYGYANRTKGSPNAVRQSNMYTSSNGNNQHNSFEYKDYKPSTASEEVARLKRLEMSYAEVLRLPNKSKASNRRS encoded by the exons ATTTACAGTTGGCGGCAGAACTCGGCAAGACCCTTCTGGAACGGAATAAGGAATTAGAGAACATCATTAAACTTCATCATACCACAATCGAAGAACAAGCACAAGAAATAGAG TATATGAAAAAACAGACCGCTGCCTTGAGGGAAGTGAACGATTCAAGACTGAAAATTTATGAGCAACTCGAAGTCAGTATACAGGACTTGGAACGTGCCAACCACCGCCTCGTGATGGAAAACACTAATGACAAAAAACTTATCAAAAG TCAGTGTTTAACGATCGAGAATCTCGAATCTCGGTGCGAGGATTTACAGAAGAAAAACGAGGAGATAAACGAACGACATAGAAATGTGCTTCGGCAACAGTGGACGAGTCAATCGATGAAAACCACGCAAACACAGACCAGTCTATGGAAAGCATCGGTCACGCAGGGTGGCAGCACACAACAG AACGCTGCCCCGTCGGAAGAAGAAATGACCGAATTGCTAAGACAGTTGCAAGAAGCACGAAGCCAAAGAGCAAGGGAACAAAAGAAAGCGACGGAACTTGGTCAACAATTGGCAACTCTAATGCAAGAGAACAGTACTCTGGAGGAACTATTAAACGTTTGGCGTAGTAAAGCGCAAGACGTAAAAAATCTTCAAGAAGAAATAAACGCGCTCGAGGAAGTGAG ACGTGGACAATTATGCGGTCGATGTTTGCGCGGGATGGAGACGAAAACGCACGACGAACTTACGGTACTGTTGGATCAGGAAGAATATGACATTAGTATGGCCGAATCAATGATGAATGATAATCAACACGAAACCGAAACGCTTACTCag CAAGAAACATTTAACGAGAGGCAGCCCGACATTACgtcaaag GATTCTGGGAACAAAGATGGAACAACCAACGACCCGCACAACCCGTACAGAGTACTCGTAGAGAAGTATCAAGCCTTGTTAGAAGTCCAAAGGCGATCAGCTCCTCGACAAAAGGACACTGCGCCCGCGACCTGCATGTCTTTGCAAGAAGAGCTTGAGATGTCGGGCGAATTCGGTAGTTTTAACTATCGGTCGCTGGAGACGGAGTTGCAGCAAGAGTCGACCAAGTCCACGAATGCAAACGGTACGCGTGCCAAGACGGAGATCTGCGGTAAGAAACCATTCTCCGCCACCCCCACAGACTTCTCCGAAGCGGAGACATCGTCTTCCGGATTCTTGGACGAGACGAGCAACAAGGCAACGCAAACGGAAGGGAGACCCGGTTCGTTCCTCTGTTCCATCGCCGACGGTGAGGATTGCAAGTTCAGCATCTACGACGACAAGAGCCCGTTCGAGAGTAGATTCCGCAAGACGCCGGAGTACAGGCTAGTGTTCAGTGAAATATTCAGCATTCTGAAGCGTGCAGCCGAAGCTAAGGACGAAGGTGAAATGCTGCCACTCTTGGACGATTCGTCCAACACGCTGGTTTTCCAGCCACAATCGTCGGCGTTGACGCAAGAGTATTTCCCCAGCGAAACCACAGACGACAATCAGAGCGTTGTTTCTTCCATCGTTTCGTCCGTTGTATCCGAACCGTTGTATAGAGTGCAAACACCGGTTCCAGCGACCGCAGCGCACGAACGGCAAACGAACGAATCGACCGCAGCGCACGTTAAACAGGGAAAGATGGCGGGTCAACGAAACGGAAATCGTTTGGACTATATGTCGATCAACTTCCTCGGCTCGAAGAAAACGCCAAAGAAGTACGCTAGCAGAAAGTTATCGTACAACGACAAGCTAACGGCCACCACGACCACCACCGCCGCGGACGTGATCCCGACAACGAATCCAAAAGTGGTGCCGTCGAAATTGAACAGCGGCGGGAAAAAGAAGTTCAGACCGTTCACCGTGGCCGATCAAAATGGAAGCACGCGCAACGGTTACGGTTACGCGAACAGGACGAAAGGTTCGCCGAACGCTGTAAGGCAATCGAATATGTACACAAGTAGCAACGGTAACAATCAACACAATAGTTTCGAGTACAAGGACTATAAGCCTAGCACGGCGTCGGAGGAGGTAGCGCGATTGAAACGGTTAGAGATGTCGTACGCGGAGGTTCTACGGTTGCCAAACAAATCCAAAGCGAGCAATCGCAgaagttaa
- the Centrocortin gene encoding cerebellar degeneration-related protein 2-like isoform X2 codes for MGQAADSEPRRQSTFDTATRLEETQGGPPDLQEGNMNLLLPSSILSNSVRCQVQEQPNDNMETDDNMLQDLQLAAELGKTLLERNKELENIIKLHHTTIEEQAQEIEYMKKQTAALREVNDSRLKIYEQLEVSIQDLERANHRLVMENTNDKKLIKSQCLTIENLESRCEDLQKKNEEINERHRNVLRQQWTSQSMKTTQTQTSLWKASVTQGGSTQQNAAPSEEEMTELLRQLQEARSQRAREQKKATELGQQLATLMQENSTLEELLNVWRSKAQDVKNLQEEINALEEVRRGQLCGRCLRGMETKTHDELTVLLDQEEYDISMAESMMNDNQHETETLTQDSGNKDGTTNDPHNPYRVLVEKYQALLEVQRRSAPRQKDTAPATCMSLQEELEMSGEFGSFNYRSLETELQQESTKSTNANGTRAKTEICGKKPFSATPTDFSEAETSSSGFLDETSNKATQTEGRPGSFLCSIADGEDCKFSIYDDKSPFESRFRKTPEYRLVFSEIFSILKRAAEAKDEGEMLPLLDDSSNTLVFQPQSSALTQEYFPSETTDDNQSVVSSIVSSVVSEPLYRVQTPVPATAAHERQTNESTAAHVKQGKMAGQRNGNRLDYMSINFLGSKKTPKKYASRKLSYNDKLTATTTTTAADVIPTTNPKVVPSKLNSGGKKKFRPFTVADQNGSTRNGYGYANRTKGSPNAVRQSNMYTSSNGNNQHNSFEYKDYKPSTASEEVARLKRLEMSYAEVLRLPNKSKASNRRS; via the exons ATTTACAGTTGGCGGCAGAACTCGGCAAGACCCTTCTGGAACGGAATAAGGAATTAGAGAACATCATTAAACTTCATCATACCACAATCGAAGAACAAGCACAAGAAATAGAG TATATGAAAAAACAGACCGCTGCCTTGAGGGAAGTGAACGATTCAAGACTGAAAATTTATGAGCAACTCGAAGTCAGTATACAGGACTTGGAACGTGCCAACCACCGCCTCGTGATGGAAAACACTAATGACAAAAAACTTATCAAAAG TCAGTGTTTAACGATCGAGAATCTCGAATCTCGGTGCGAGGATTTACAGAAGAAAAACGAGGAGATAAACGAACGACATAGAAATGTGCTTCGGCAACAGTGGACGAGTCAATCGATGAAAACCACGCAAACACAGACCAGTCTATGGAAAGCATCGGTCACGCAGGGTGGCAGCACACAACAG AACGCTGCCCCGTCGGAAGAAGAAATGACCGAATTGCTAAGACAGTTGCAAGAAGCACGAAGCCAAAGAGCAAGGGAACAAAAGAAAGCGACGGAACTTGGTCAACAATTGGCAACTCTAATGCAAGAGAACAGTACTCTGGAGGAACTATTAAACGTTTGGCGTAGTAAAGCGCAAGACGTAAAAAATCTTCAAGAAGAAATAAACGCGCTCGAGGAAGTGAG ACGTGGACAATTATGCGGTCGATGTTTGCGCGGGATGGAGACGAAAACGCACGACGAACTTACGGTACTGTTGGATCAGGAAGAATATGACATTAGTATGGCCGAATCAATGATGAATGATAATCAACACGAAACCGAAACGCTTACTCag GATTCTGGGAACAAAGATGGAACAACCAACGACCCGCACAACCCGTACAGAGTACTCGTAGAGAAGTATCAAGCCTTGTTAGAAGTCCAAAGGCGATCAGCTCCTCGACAAAAGGACACTGCGCCCGCGACCTGCATGTCTTTGCAAGAAGAGCTTGAGATGTCGGGCGAATTCGGTAGTTTTAACTATCGGTCGCTGGAGACGGAGTTGCAGCAAGAGTCGACCAAGTCCACGAATGCAAACGGTACGCGTGCCAAGACGGAGATCTGCGGTAAGAAACCATTCTCCGCCACCCCCACAGACTTCTCCGAAGCGGAGACATCGTCTTCCGGATTCTTGGACGAGACGAGCAACAAGGCAACGCAAACGGAAGGGAGACCCGGTTCGTTCCTCTGTTCCATCGCCGACGGTGAGGATTGCAAGTTCAGCATCTACGACGACAAGAGCCCGTTCGAGAGTAGATTCCGCAAGACGCCGGAGTACAGGCTAGTGTTCAGTGAAATATTCAGCATTCTGAAGCGTGCAGCCGAAGCTAAGGACGAAGGTGAAATGCTGCCACTCTTGGACGATTCGTCCAACACGCTGGTTTTCCAGCCACAATCGTCGGCGTTGACGCAAGAGTATTTCCCCAGCGAAACCACAGACGACAATCAGAGCGTTGTTTCTTCCATCGTTTCGTCCGTTGTATCCGAACCGTTGTATAGAGTGCAAACACCGGTTCCAGCGACCGCAGCGCACGAACGGCAAACGAACGAATCGACCGCAGCGCACGTTAAACAGGGAAAGATGGCGGGTCAACGAAACGGAAATCGTTTGGACTATATGTCGATCAACTTCCTCGGCTCGAAGAAAACGCCAAAGAAGTACGCTAGCAGAAAGTTATCGTACAACGACAAGCTAACGGCCACCACGACCACCACCGCCGCGGACGTGATCCCGACAACGAATCCAAAAGTGGTGCCGTCGAAATTGAACAGCGGCGGGAAAAAGAAGTTCAGACCGTTCACCGTGGCCGATCAAAATGGAAGCACGCGCAACGGTTACGGTTACGCGAACAGGACGAAAGGTTCGCCGAACGCTGTAAGGCAATCGAATATGTACACAAGTAGCAACGGTAACAATCAACACAATAGTTTCGAGTACAAGGACTATAAGCCTAGCACGGCGTCGGAGGAGGTAGCGCGATTGAAACGGTTAGAGATGTCGTACGCGGAGGTTCTACGGTTGCCAAACAAATCCAAAGCGAGCAATCGCAgaagttaa